In Microbacterium sp. AB, a single genomic region encodes these proteins:
- a CDS encoding Dps family protein, with product MSTTAQDPTQKNRRRPARGGSGAKTTRDQNAERGFSASKALAENTQKVLVDLIELSLQGKQAHWNVVGPNFRDTHLQLDEVIAAAREFSDTVAERMRALHALPDGRSDLVAQTTSLPEFPQGEIETHEVIDLITERLDVVTATCREVHDDVDDEDPSTADILHSILERLEQLSWMVSAENRVVTKRSERS from the coding sequence ATGAGCACCACGGCACAAGATCCGACGCAGAAGAACCGTCGCCGCCCCGCACGGGGAGGCAGCGGAGCGAAGACCACCCGGGACCAGAACGCAGAGCGCGGGTTCAGCGCCTCGAAGGCCCTCGCCGAGAACACGCAGAAGGTCCTCGTGGACCTGATCGAGCTCTCGCTCCAGGGCAAGCAGGCGCACTGGAACGTCGTCGGGCCGAACTTCCGCGACACGCACCTCCAGCTCGACGAGGTCATCGCCGCGGCCAGGGAGTTCTCCGACACGGTCGCCGAGCGGATGCGCGCGCTCCATGCGCTCCCCGACGGACGCAGCGACCTCGTCGCGCAGACGACGTCGCTGCCGGAGTTCCCGCAGGGCGAGATCGAGACGCACGAGGTCATCGACCTCATCACGGAACGCCTCGACGTCGTGACGGCGACCTGCCGGGAGGTCCACGACGACGTCGACGACGAGGATCCTTCGACCGCCGACATCCTCCACTCGATCCTCGAGCGCCTCGAGCAGCTCTCGTGGATGGTCAGCGCGGAGAACCGCGTCGTGACCAAGCGCTCAGAGCGCTCATGA
- a CDS encoding SulP family inorganic anion transporter, translated as MSADGHRSRAARAVAHVGELLPSRADYRGLRRTWRGDLVAGVTVGIVALPLALGFGVSSGVSAEAGLVTAIVAGVLAAVFGGSHVQVSGPTGAMVVVLLPIVASQGVEAVAAVSVLAGVIVLAAGALRLGRAVSFIPWPVIEGFTLGIAVIIFLQQVPSLAAPGSSGAAGHSANAVVAAAQALAAADGSYLLWAAGAAAVVVLCMIGAQRIHPAIPGSLVGIVVVTALCAVVPNPLAAIGALPRTLPLPTLPDLSPAALPGLLGPAVTVAALAAIESLLSARVAASLDDTGPYDPDRELVGQGIASIGSGVFGGMPATGAIARTAVNVRSGGRSRLAAIVHAGVLLLIVLVVSGPVGMIPLAGLAGVLMLTAWRMVHRATVRSILRSTRADAAAFVLTALITVSFDLIVAVLIGIAFAGFFAIRSLSRTAGVQREPIPGEPAPGDEGIAIVRFDGPLIFAAADRVFDEVTAVRGVMVVILRMSKIELVDATGAHVLSDIVRALERRGITVLIKGIQPGHEDLFRTVGVLASLRHHRHLFDDLPAAVDHARSHVERSGRGTRGPTTPVSP; from the coding sequence ATGAGCGCCGACGGTCATCGGTCACGTGCCGCGCGTGCGGTCGCGCACGTGGGCGAGCTGCTGCCGTCGCGTGCGGACTATCGCGGGCTGCGGCGCACGTGGCGGGGCGACCTCGTCGCCGGCGTGACGGTCGGGATCGTCGCGCTCCCGCTCGCGCTGGGCTTCGGCGTCAGCTCTGGGGTGAGCGCGGAGGCCGGGCTGGTGACCGCGATCGTCGCGGGCGTCCTCGCGGCGGTCTTCGGCGGCTCCCACGTGCAGGTGTCGGGACCCACCGGGGCGATGGTCGTCGTCCTGCTGCCCATCGTCGCCTCGCAGGGCGTCGAAGCCGTCGCGGCGGTGAGCGTCCTCGCCGGCGTCATCGTGCTGGCGGCGGGCGCGCTGCGGCTGGGACGCGCGGTGAGCTTCATCCCGTGGCCGGTCATCGAGGGGTTCACGCTCGGGATCGCGGTCATCATCTTCCTGCAGCAGGTGCCGTCGCTCGCCGCGCCCGGCTCCTCGGGCGCCGCCGGGCACAGCGCGAACGCGGTCGTCGCCGCGGCGCAGGCGCTCGCGGCGGCGGACGGGTCCTACCTCCTGTGGGCCGCGGGCGCGGCGGCCGTCGTCGTCCTCTGCATGATCGGCGCGCAGCGCATCCATCCCGCGATCCCGGGGTCGCTCGTCGGGATCGTCGTCGTGACGGCGCTGTGCGCCGTCGTGCCGAACCCGCTCGCGGCGATCGGCGCCCTTCCCCGCACGCTGCCCCTTCCCACGCTGCCGGATCTGTCTCCCGCGGCCCTGCCCGGCCTGCTCGGACCCGCCGTCACGGTCGCGGCGCTCGCGGCGATCGAGTCCCTGCTGTCTGCCCGCGTCGCGGCGTCGCTCGACGACACAGGACCGTACGACCCGGACCGCGAGCTCGTCGGGCAGGGGATCGCGTCGATCGGCTCGGGCGTCTTCGGCGGCATGCCCGCCACGGGCGCCATCGCGCGCACGGCGGTCAACGTCCGCTCCGGCGGCCGGTCGCGACTCGCGGCGATCGTGCACGCCGGGGTGCTCCTGCTGATCGTGCTCGTCGTGTCGGGACCGGTCGGGATGATCCCGCTGGCGGGGCTCGCGGGCGTGCTGATGCTCACGGCATGGCGGATGGTGCATCGGGCGACCGTCCGGTCGATCCTGCGCTCGACGCGCGCCGACGCGGCGGCGTTCGTCCTCACGGCGCTCATCACGGTGTCGTTCGATCTCATCGTCGCCGTGCTCATCGGCATCGCCTTCGCCGGGTTCTTCGCGATCCGGAGCCTCTCCCGCACGGCGGGCGTGCAGCGCGAGCCCATCCCGGGAGAGCCGGCGCCGGGCGACGAGGGGATCGCGATCGTCCGGTTCGACGGACCGCTCATCTTCGCCGCGGCCGATCGGGTGTTCGACGAGGTCACCGCGGTCCGCGGCGTCATGGTCGTCATCCTCCGCATGTCGAAGATCGAGCTCGTCGACGCCACGGGAGCGCATGTGCTCTCCGACATCGTCCGTGCGCTCGAGCGCCGCGGCATCACGGTGCTCATCAAGGGCATCCAGCCGGGGCACGAGGATCTGTTCCGCACCGTCGGCGTCCTCGCCTCCCTGCGTCACCACAGGCACCTCTTCGACGACCTGCCGGCCGCCGTCGATCACGCGCGCAGCCATGTCGAGCGCTCCGGACGGGGGACGCGGGGGCCGACGACGCCGGTCTCACCGTGA
- a CDS encoding ArsR/SmtB family transcription factor — protein MSFSEAQRPLYEVKANLFKGLAHPFRIRILELLSESAEVSVAELLSETGLEASHLSQHLSVLRRHRLVESERRGSHVYYRLAHGRAAEMLAVARELLLDILRSDGERLDDARALPALGQDRR, from the coding sequence ATGTCATTCAGTGAAGCCCAGCGGCCCCTCTACGAGGTCAAGGCGAATCTCTTCAAGGGGCTCGCCCATCCGTTCCGCATCCGCATCCTCGAGCTGCTGTCGGAGTCGGCCGAGGTGAGCGTCGCGGAGCTGCTGAGCGAGACCGGGCTGGAGGCCTCGCATCTCTCGCAGCATCTCTCGGTGCTGCGACGGCACCGGCTCGTGGAGTCGGAGCGCCGCGGGAGCCACGTCTACTACCGTCTCGCTCACGGGCGGGCGGCGGAGATGCTGGCCGTGGCGCGGGAGCTGCTGCTGGATATCCTGCGATCGGACGGCGAACGTCTCGACGACGCCCGCGCGCTCCCCGCCCTCGGCCAGGACCGGCGATGA
- a CDS encoding glycoside hydrolase family 15 protein — MHDDDPGRDGHEPLESYAAIGDGRTVALVGATGRIDWLPVPDIASAPVFARLLDAQHGGFIALQPSVPCAVSRRYVSGTNVLETTYTTDDGVATVTDALVVGVAGRLPWSELARRIEGVSGSVPFTWRVQPGTLLGEVSPWVEETERGAVMRCDDITVAVVGSDHDANELDATQPDVAVTGGFTATASSRRLLVVVATRDEPLRLPDPANVDRGIDRTVASWRAWTREFSYDGPWRRAVQRSALALKMLVHSPSGAIVAAATTSLPERPRGGKNWDYRFAWVRDLAYTVRSLVHFGLREETHAALSWLVRTIRANGPDLHVFYDLDGSPATHVEEHHAPGWAGIGPVVTGNPAQGQLQLGVYADVFAICRTCVDSDTLLDRATGQLLANLADRVCDLWRHPDSGMWELAEQRHYTSSKMGCWQALEDAVHLAERGQIPGDPSRWRTERERIRAWIEENCWNADAGAYVIAPGSEDLDASVLLHAISGFDRSERMSSTIDALSRGLGADDLLYRYTGADQDEHTFVACAFWLAAALGCVGRVDEATSLMDRLVRRTNDVGLLSEMIAEEDGAFWGNLPQALSHLALIDAALTIRTMADGARGRGEG; from the coding sequence GTGCACGATGACGATCCCGGACGCGACGGCCACGAGCCGCTGGAGTCGTACGCCGCGATCGGGGACGGCCGCACGGTCGCGCTCGTGGGCGCGACGGGGCGGATCGACTGGCTCCCGGTGCCCGACATCGCGTCGGCGCCCGTGTTCGCCCGCCTCCTCGACGCGCAGCACGGCGGCTTCATCGCCCTGCAGCCGAGCGTGCCCTGCGCCGTCAGCCGCCGGTACGTCTCCGGGACCAACGTGCTGGAGACGACCTACACGACGGACGACGGCGTGGCCACGGTCACCGACGCCCTCGTGGTCGGCGTCGCGGGCCGTCTGCCGTGGAGCGAGCTGGCCCGCCGCATCGAGGGCGTCTCCGGGAGCGTGCCGTTCACGTGGCGGGTCCAGCCGGGGACCCTCCTCGGCGAGGTCTCGCCGTGGGTCGAGGAGACCGAGCGCGGGGCCGTGATGCGCTGCGACGACATCACCGTCGCCGTCGTCGGCTCCGATCACGACGCGAACGAGCTCGACGCGACGCAGCCGGACGTCGCGGTGACGGGCGGCTTCACGGCGACGGCGTCGTCTCGTCGTCTGCTCGTCGTGGTCGCCACGAGAGACGAGCCGCTGCGCCTGCCCGATCCCGCCAACGTCGACAGGGGCATCGACCGGACCGTGGCGAGCTGGAGGGCGTGGACGCGGGAGTTCTCCTACGACGGCCCGTGGCGGCGGGCCGTGCAGCGCAGCGCGCTCGCCCTCAAGATGCTCGTGCACAGCCCCTCCGGCGCGATCGTGGCCGCGGCGACGACCTCGCTCCCCGAGCGCCCCCGGGGCGGGAAGAACTGGGACTACCGGTTCGCCTGGGTGCGCGACCTCGCCTACACCGTCCGCAGCCTCGTGCACTTCGGGCTGCGCGAGGAGACGCACGCGGCGCTGTCCTGGCTCGTGCGCACCATCCGCGCGAACGGTCCCGACCTCCACGTGTTCTACGACCTCGACGGCTCCCCCGCCACGCACGTCGAGGAGCACCACGCCCCCGGCTGGGCGGGCATCGGCCCGGTCGTCACGGGGAACCCCGCCCAGGGCCAGCTGCAGCTCGGCGTCTACGCCGACGTCTTCGCGATCTGCCGCACCTGCGTCGACTCCGACACCCTCCTCGATCGTGCGACGGGCCAGCTGCTGGCGAACCTCGCCGATCGCGTGTGCGATCTCTGGCGCCACCCCGACTCGGGGATGTGGGAGCTCGCGGAACAGCGTCACTACACGTCGTCGAAGATGGGGTGCTGGCAGGCGCTCGAGGACGCCGTCCACCTCGCGGAACGGGGACAGATCCCCGGCGACCCGTCGCGCTGGCGGACGGAGCGCGAGCGGATCCGGGCATGGATCGAGGAGAACTGCTGGAACGCGGACGCGGGCGCCTACGTCATCGCCCCCGGCAGCGAGGACCTCGACGCGTCGGTCCTCCTCCACGCGATCAGCGGCTTCGACCGCTCCGAGCGGATGTCCTCCACGATCGACGCGCTCTCCCGAGGGCTCGGCGCGGACGATCTGCTCTACCGGTACACGGGAGCCGACCAGGACGAGCACACCTTCGTCGCCTGCGCGTTCTGGCTCGCGGCCGCTCTCGGCTGCGTGGGGCGCGTGGACGAGGCGACGTCTCTGATGGACCGCCTCGTCCGGCGGACGAACGATGTCGGGCTCCTGTCGGAGATGATCGCGGAGGAGGACGGCGCCTTCTGGGGCAACCTCCCCCAGGCTCTCAGCCACCTCGCGCTCATCGACGCGGCGCTGACCATCCGCACGATGGCCGACGGAGCACGAGGTCGCGGCGAGGGCTGA
- a CDS encoding SDR family NAD(P)-dependent oxidoreductase, with translation MASPGVPFAGHRKGTGTDLGITGRTALVTGADSGIGWHTARTLLEEGVTVVVTDVDQDRLDEAAARLSAKPGALHAHAADITSVDSLAALHGKVQDAVGDVDILVQSAGVTGAQGLFHEITDEGWTKTIETDLIGHVRLVRQFLPSLRTGGWGRLVFLASEDAVQPYDDELPYCTAKAGILALAKGLSRSYAREGLLVNAVSPAFIHTPMTDAMMDKRAKELGVTPKQAIASFLDEERPYMELDRRGEPDEVAAVIAFLCSDRASFVNGSNYRVDSGSVATV, from the coding sequence ATGGCATCACCCGGCGTCCCCTTCGCCGGTCATCGGAAAGGAACCGGGACGGATCTCGGAATCACGGGCAGGACGGCACTGGTCACCGGCGCCGACTCCGGCATCGGCTGGCACACGGCGCGGACCCTCCTGGAGGAGGGCGTGACGGTCGTCGTCACCGATGTCGACCAGGACCGGCTCGACGAGGCCGCCGCGAGGCTCTCCGCGAAGCCGGGGGCGCTGCACGCGCACGCGGCCGACATCACGAGCGTCGACTCCCTCGCGGCCCTGCACGGGAAGGTCCAGGACGCCGTGGGAGACGTCGACATCCTCGTGCAGTCCGCCGGCGTCACGGGCGCCCAGGGGCTCTTCCACGAGATCACGGACGAGGGCTGGACGAAGACCATCGAGACCGACCTGATCGGGCACGTCCGGCTGGTGCGGCAGTTCCTGCCGTCGTTGCGCACCGGCGGATGGGGCCGGCTCGTGTTCCTCGCCTCCGAGGACGCCGTCCAGCCCTACGACGACGAGCTGCCCTACTGCACGGCCAAGGCCGGCATCCTCGCCCTCGCGAAGGGCCTCTCCCGCTCCTACGCCCGGGAGGGTCTTCTCGTCAACGCCGTCTCGCCCGCCTTCATCCACACGCCGATGACGGACGCGATGATGGACAAGCGCGCGAAGGAGCTCGGCGTCACGCCGAAGCAGGCGATCGCATCCTTCCTCGACGAGGAGCGCCCCTACATGGAGCTCGACCGGCGCGGCGAGCCCGACGAGGTCGCCGCGGTCATCGCGTTCCTCTGCTCGGACCGCGCCTCCTTCGTCAACGGCTCCAACTACCGGGTCGACTCCGGCTCCGTGGCCACCGTCTGA
- a CDS encoding glucose 1-dehydrogenase — translation MARDQYTFTDPAALYADIQPRSQHQPEPGLDADLAPRADLGEETYRGTGRLTGRKALVTGADSGIGAATVIAFAREGADVVLSYLPEEEEDAQRIVRIAEGSGAKAVAVPGDLRDRDYARELVARTVEELGGIDILVNNAGKQVYNEEISTLPDEQIDATLATNVSAMFWITKEAVPHLPAGASVINTTSIQAYSPSPVLVDYATTKAAINAFTKALAQQLAPRGIRVNAVAPGPIWTPLQVSDGQPQDKIAEFGESTPLGRMGQPAELAPAYVFLASAESSYVLGETLNVNGGMVSP, via the coding sequence ATGGCTCGCGACCAGTACACCTTCACCGACCCCGCGGCGCTGTACGCCGACATCCAGCCCCGCAGCCAGCACCAGCCGGAGCCCGGTCTCGACGCCGACCTCGCGCCGCGGGCCGACCTCGGGGAGGAGACCTATCGCGGCACGGGAAGGCTCACGGGCCGCAAGGCGCTCGTCACGGGGGCCGACTCCGGGATCGGCGCGGCGACCGTCATCGCCTTCGCGCGCGAGGGCGCCGACGTCGTGCTCTCCTATCTGCCGGAAGAGGAGGAGGACGCGCAGCGGATCGTCCGCATCGCGGAGGGGTCCGGGGCCAAGGCCGTCGCCGTCCCCGGAGACCTGCGCGACCGCGACTACGCACGCGAGCTCGTCGCGCGCACGGTCGAGGAGCTCGGCGGGATCGACATCCTCGTGAACAACGCCGGCAAGCAGGTCTACAACGAGGAGATCTCCACGCTTCCCGACGAGCAGATCGACGCCACGCTCGCCACGAACGTCTCGGCGATGTTCTGGATCACGAAGGAGGCCGTCCCTCACCTGCCCGCCGGGGCGTCCGTCATCAACACGACGTCGATCCAGGCGTACTCGCCCTCACCCGTCCTCGTCGACTACGCCACGACGAAGGCGGCCATCAACGCCTTCACGAAGGCCCTCGCCCAGCAGCTGGCGCCGCGGGGCATCCGCGTGAACGCCGTCGCGCCCGGTCCGATCTGGACTCCACTCCAGGTCTCGGACGGGCAGCCCCAGGACAAGATCGCGGAGTTCGGTGAGAGCACACCGCTGGGGCGCATGGGCCAGCCGGCCGAGCTCGCCCCCGCCTACGTGTTCCTCGCGTCCGCCGAGTCGAGCTATGTCCTCGGCGAGACGCTCAACGTCAACGGCGGGATGGTCTCCCCCTGA
- a CDS encoding VanZ family protein, translated as MTDVLGRKPPRSRARLWVATILLLVYAGFVSLVTLWPDPSDLEFGSISDRVLNVLYRFGVPEWFGFDELEFTANIGMFVPLGFFLGLALPRRAWWLALFLLPGYSGFIEFTQATALESRVSSLLDVFANTSGGYIGLLLAMTMRAMIYARDRRVIARAIWERDAEIVRARQHPLPQQSVPQQPVTRREPDPATRLFEQPSQQRWQDPRDAPTERLPF; from the coding sequence ATGACCGATGTCCTCGGCCGCAAGCCGCCACGCAGTCGCGCACGGCTGTGGGTCGCGACGATCCTGCTCCTCGTCTACGCCGGATTCGTCTCGCTGGTCACGCTCTGGCCCGACCCGAGCGACCTGGAGTTCGGCAGCATCTCGGATCGTGTGCTGAACGTGCTCTACCGCTTCGGCGTGCCCGAGTGGTTCGGGTTCGACGAGCTGGAGTTCACGGCGAACATCGGGATGTTCGTGCCGCTCGGATTCTTCCTGGGGCTCGCGCTGCCCCGCCGGGCGTGGTGGCTGGCGCTCTTCCTCCTGCCGGGGTACTCGGGATTCATCGAGTTCACGCAGGCCACGGCGCTCGAGTCTCGTGTGTCGAGCCTCCTCGACGTCTTCGCGAACACGTCGGGCGGGTACATCGGCCTGTTGCTGGCCATGACGATGCGCGCGATGATCTACGCGCGGGACCGTCGGGTGATCGCGCGCGCCATCTGGGAGCGCGACGCCGAGATCGTCCGCGCGCGTCAGCACCCTCTGCCGCAGCAGTCCGTGCCGCAGCAGCCCGTCACGCGGCGCGAGCCCGACCCTGCGACGCGCCTCTTCGAGCAGCCGTCGCAGCAGCGGTGGCAGGACCCGCGCGACGCGCCGACGGAGCGCCTCCCCTTCTGA
- a CDS encoding aldo/keto reductase, with the protein MTLTTTSHGGLELPVLGFGTYKLKGSEGVDTIARAVSRGYTLLDSAFNYENEGSVGEGVRRSGVDRESVVVTSKLPGRHHAYDQALRTIEESVFRTGLGYLDLYLIHWPNPKTGRFVEAWRALIEARERGLVRAIGVSNFLPEHLARLQEETGVLPEVNQIELHPYFPQEEQLRFDADHGILTEAWSPLGRGNDLLEDPVVAGIAAAHDVTPGQTVLAWAIARGAIPLPKAASDARQDENLGALDVTLTDDEVASITALGRPDGRLADQDPAEYEEF; encoded by the coding sequence ATGACCCTCACGACGACCTCCCACGGCGGCCTCGAGCTGCCCGTGCTCGGCTTCGGAACATACAAGCTCAAGGGCTCGGAGGGCGTCGACACGATCGCCCGCGCCGTCTCCCGGGGCTACACGCTGCTCGACTCCGCGTTCAACTACGAGAACGAGGGCTCCGTGGGCGAGGGCGTGCGGCGGTCGGGTGTCGACCGCGAGTCCGTCGTCGTCACCTCGAAGCTGCCCGGCAGGCACCACGCCTACGACCAGGCGCTCCGGACGATCGAGGAGAGCGTCTTCCGCACGGGCCTGGGGTATCTCGACCTGTACCTCATCCATTGGCCCAACCCGAAGACCGGCAGATTCGTCGAGGCGTGGCGGGCGCTCATCGAGGCGCGCGAGCGCGGCCTCGTGCGGGCGATCGGGGTCTCCAACTTCCTGCCCGAGCACCTGGCGCGGCTCCAGGAGGAGACCGGGGTCCTGCCGGAGGTGAACCAGATCGAGCTCCACCCGTACTTCCCCCAGGAGGAGCAGCTGCGGTTCGATGCCGACCACGGCATCCTGACCGAGGCGTGGAGCCCGCTCGGACGCGGCAACGACCTGCTCGAGGACCCCGTGGTGGCCGGCATCGCCGCGGCGCACGACGTGACACCGGGCCAGACCGTGCTCGCGTGGGCGATCGCGCGCGGGGCCATCCCGCTCCCGAAGGCCGCGAGCGATGCGCGCCAGGACGAGAACCTCGGCGCCCTCGACGTCACGCTGACGGATGACGAGGTCGCGTCGATCACGGCGCTCGGACGCCCGGACGGTCGCCTCGCCGACCAGGACCCCGCGGAGTACGAGGAGTTCTGA
- the tuf gene encoding elongation factor Tu, with protein MAKAKFERTKPHVNIGTIGHVDHGKTTLTAAISKVLADKYPSDTNVQRDFSSIDSAPEERQRGITINISHVEYETPKRHYAHVDAPGHADYIKNMITGAAQMDGAILVVAATDGPMAQTREHVLLAKQVGVPYLLVALNKADAVDDEEILELVELEVRELLSSQNFDGDNAPVVRVSALKALEGDEKWVQSVLDLVEAVDESIPDPVRDKDKPFLMPIEDVFTITGRGTVVTGRAERGTLGINSEVEIVGIRPTQKTTVTGIEMFHKQLDEAWAGENCGLLLRGLKREDVERGQVVVKPGSVTPHTDFEGTAYILSKDEGGRHNPFYTNYRPQFYFRTTDVTGVITLPEGTEMVMPGDTTDLTVALIQPIALEEGLGFAIREGGRTVGAGTVTKIVK; from the coding sequence GTGGCTAAGGCCAAGTTCGAGCGGACCAAGCCGCACGTGAACATCGGAACGATCGGTCACGTCGACCACGGAAAGACGACGCTGACCGCAGCGATCTCGAAGGTGCTCGCCGACAAGTACCCGTCGGACACCAACGTCCAGCGCGACTTCTCGTCGATCGACTCGGCTCCTGAGGAGCGTCAGCGCGGCATCACGATCAACATCTCGCACGTCGAGTACGAGACGCCCAAGCGCCACTACGCTCACGTGGACGCCCCGGGTCACGCCGACTACATCAAGAACATGATCACCGGTGCCGCCCAGATGGACGGCGCGATCCTCGTGGTCGCCGCGACCGACGGTCCCATGGCGCAGACCCGCGAGCACGTCCTGCTCGCGAAGCAGGTCGGCGTCCCCTACCTGCTCGTCGCGCTGAACAAGGCCGACGCGGTGGACGACGAGGAGATCCTGGAGCTCGTCGAGCTCGAGGTCCGCGAGCTCCTCTCGTCGCAGAACTTCGACGGCGACAACGCCCCCGTCGTCCGCGTCTCGGCGCTGAAGGCGCTCGAGGGCGACGAGAAGTGGGTCCAGTCGGTCCTCGACCTCGTCGAGGCCGTCGACGAGTCCATCCCCGACCCGGTGCGCGACAAGGACAAGCCGTTCCTCATGCCCATCGAGGACGTCTTCACGATCACCGGTCGTGGCACCGTCGTCACGGGCCGCGCCGAGCGCGGCACGCTCGGGATCAACTCCGAGGTCGAGATCGTCGGCATCCGCCCGACGCAGAAGACCACGGTCACGGGCATCGAGATGTTCCACAAGCAGCTCGACGAGGCATGGGCCGGCGAGAACTGCGGCCTTCTGCTCCGTGGCCTCAAGCGCGAGGACGTCGAGCGCGGCCAGGTCGTCGTGAAGCCGGGTTCGGTCACGCCGCACACCGACTTCGAGGGCACGGCGTACATCCTGTCGAAGGACGAGGGCGGTCGCCACAACCCCTTCTACACGAACTACCGTCCGCAGTTCTACTTCCGCACCACGGACGTCACCGGCGTCATCACGCTGCCCGAGGGCACCGAGATGGTCATGCCGGGCGACACCACGGACCTGACGGTCGCGCTGATCCAGCCGATCGCCCTGGAAGAGGGACTCGGCTTCGCGATCCGCGAGGGCGGCCGCACGGTCGGCGCCGGAACGGTCACGAAGATCGTCAAGTAG